TGGAACCCATATTCGGGTTATAGATAAGTGTTAAATTATGTTTAATTCTgtataatttgataatatattaatttaagtaattgttttaaatatgtataggaaataaattattaaaaaaagtataggAAAACTTATAATAATTGCATTATGTGTTAATATAACTTAATGATAATGGCTTATGGGACAATCGATCAAATATTGGAATCGATATAGAAAGATGAATCCAAAATATCGATCTGATTATAGAAGAAACGttgatttaaataattataatatttaatatgagAAACTGAGGGAGAAAAATtggaataaaaaacaataatttattataatttcaaTCAAAAGACATTTAGAGCGATTTCCTTCCTCAGTACCTCTTGAGCCCGAtgataaatgaaaaaagtaatGGAGATAATAAAGAAGTTGTTGAGTTTATGAGAAAATGGAATTATTAAGCAtgtagaaaattatatggcaattattattttatttttggtgatttttttgtttataaaaaaaaaacgatcattttaaatgataaactTGATTAATAACTTTTATTTGGGGTTCAGAATTTATGAGCCTATTTTAAAACTCAATATAAGtattaaaatgataaatatgtaaattcatttattattataggtAACTAAAGTCATAagcataattaaaaaatatatttatgtaactATAATACGAAATtagatattattataatattataaatatgatgcTGCTGGAATGGTTCACttaattttcaattttaaatatatttatataattttaaaaataaaaatatcactAACATAATGAATgactaaaaaatatatattttttttaaatcaataaatattgaaatatttcataataaagtttttaaaaaaatataaaaggtGTCCCTTTATATCTCTTCATGCAGTTCGATATagaatgtttttttatgcatatttagtaaaaaattatataataatataatgtattttataacagagatatataaatatatattttattgaatgaataataaatcaatGGGATATAACAGTGCATTATAAAGGCAtcaatgttatatattttattaaagatACAGTTGGGGATATGTGGTTTTATATTCTAAAAAACTTGATTGATGGGAAGCAGTTAAAGattcaattttatcattcctttatattattacacaTTAGAGtgcattatattattagtgtttgtaattcattattttttaatctaAAATagcaatattttatcatataattaataaaatataaactttttaataaattatctgAATGTATATACATTGACAATTAGAAAATTAGAATAAATAAGATAGAAATGAACAATACAAAGCATTTATcgaataatttatatattaaaagagcaaatatatcttttatcTCTCCCCTAACAAAGGGTAACATAACAGCCTAATTACACTTAGTTTTCAATTATACTTTAAACTTGCATCAATAGTTATTTATGTGTTATAAACTAATATTTGCtaagtattattttaaaaacaatatgcattcaaagaattatttaagATTATAAATAGCTCAACAAATACGGGTTTAGTGCTAATTGTCGTTttaaatagtataaaaggtgcgtaaaatatattataaaattataaaataaaatatatttttaaattgagtatataggaataaaaataaagttattggatttattaaaattggttatgaatttatctatattaaacaaataatataaatttatctaATTTGAATAGAAAATTGAGTATGTAacttaatttaaaaatactatAATCTTAGAAAaatctatattatatataagaaacaagtatataaaaatgtaatatatcttattaaataactatttatgtatttttaaggattatagtaataatagcattttttgtataaatgtatcatatatacatatggtAAAAGTATATTAAGCAACTATCCATTTAAGGTTATTTAGATAATTGgcataaataagtataacATGTTTAACGAAATATAATTACTATGTAAAGAGCTTAAATAGATACAACAAATATTTacgtaatatatataaatattattatcccTCATAATCTCCAAATTATGAGAAACCCAAGTTATAAGATTGAGGATGTggtatacaatttttaaataaaatattatcttcGCATGTGTTTTATATGTTGTATCGtccataaattatattgattttcatttgattaatatttatattaatacgtttttttgtttaattcataaaatatatttgtagtataatgatatttttaagaTCAGTAACTATTTTGATGAGGATGAAAATGATGGAACAAAAACTAAAGTAACTAATAAAGCAATCCACAATTATTGTCATTACGACGATAGACaagaaaaagataaatgTAATGATTATTATGAAATGACTAGTTCTGGTGTTATTcatttgataaataatttaaaggGTAAGAATGTTTTAGATTATGATAAACTTGCCGAATACGCTATTTTATGGTTAAGTTATaaactaaaaataaaggaaaatcctataatcaaaaaattaagtgttttttatgatagttatatagaaagaaatgagtattataataagaatataaatGGGGATAATCTGACTTATAAGGAAAttatagataaaaaaaaagatttgATGGATATGgatattaatgaaatatttaaactTGAAGCcccatttaatatattatattatttgtatcatcaaatttatgataaaaattcgTTTTGCAGTGAATATTCGGATTATGCTAATCAATTTGTTCAAAAATTTGAAGACCTCAATAATGAtcctaataataaagaaaacagttcatataataaattgttaTCTATATTATCAGATGATTATAacaatttacaaaaaaaatgtaccAATTTTCCATCCCTCCCAGTTTATCCACGAAGTTTTTCAATAAAAGTTACGTTAATTCCaattacatttatatttgttgcAATACCTATTTTCTTGGAATTTGCTTAtaaggtaaataaaaaggaatttaaaaatataatctttaaaatttatttttgtaattctttatatgggattatcaaaaaatgtatatacgattaccatttttatattagtattcattatttggatTTGGTAAACGATCtcaaaaacaatatttaagagaaaaacgaaaaaaagcAAAGAGGAAAgtgtataattatatattactcGAAGAGAGGGATTATTCCAGgaatagtaataattattGATATATGTTAAGGCTGACTATTTGGAAATAATCAATTTTTGACCATAATTTGGAACATAATCTTGGGATTtataagaatatttaaataatgcaatcaataaaacataaagttatatatgtatatttattatatattttttgtatgttTTTATGTTGTGAATCAGGGTTGATGTTGTGTTTGTGGAACCCATATTCGGGTTATAGTTAAGTGTTAAATTATGTTTAATTCTgtataatttgataatatattagtttaagtaattgttttaaatatatataggaaataaattattaaaaaaagtataggAAAACTTATAATAATTGGATTTCGTGTTAATATAACTTAATGATAATGGCTTATGGGACAATCGATCAAATATTGGAATTGACATCGAAAGATGAATCCAAAGTGCCGATTTGGTTCTATAAGACAACATCGATTTGAATAATTGCAACGTTTAATATGGTAATTTGTGTGAAAGTAGGGGGGCAtgtaagaaaatatttattatgatttCATCTCTCAGTACCACATGGACTGTAtgataaatgaaaaaagaagTTGTTGAGTTGATGagaaaatatgattattaaatatatacaaacttATGTAAGTCGACCATAtgtcatttattaatttatttttttgttaattttttttgttttaaaagaaaaaacgattatttatatgataaatttattaataactTTATTTGGTGGTTCAGATTCTATGAACCTGATTTTAAAACTCTATATAAGtattaaaatgataaataagtaaattcatttattattataggtAACTAAACTCAAAAgtacatttaaaaaatatatgtatgtaattataatatgtataaatatgatgttGTTATAATGGTTCATTCAAttctaaatttatttatataattatagaaTAAAAACATGATTAACATAAtgaatgaataaaaaatatatattttataaaataatttattattgaaaaaattcataataaaaattttaaaaatgccCCTATAAACCCCTGTTATATGTTGCATACAATTGttttctataaatattcagtagaaaattatataaaaatataatggtATTTTCTAACAgagatatataaatttatgttttattgaATGAATAATAAGTCAATGATATACAATAGTGCATTATAAAGGTATCAACGTTACGTATTTTGTTAAAGATACAGTTGGggatatgtatttttatattataaaaacctGGATAAATGAAGAAAGGGCTAAATTAGCAATTAATGTTAAatgtctttttattattccatATTATCAGCGTTTGtaaataatcatattttttaatttaaaatggcattatttatcatataattttaataaattatttgaatgcATATACATTGATAACTATAACAATAGAATATATAAGATAAAATGAACAATTCGGAATATTTAGCGAGTATTTATCTAAATTTATGTGTTAAAGAgcaaacatattttatttatctcCTCTTAAAGTGCAATATAACATCCTAATTGCGCATAAATTTCTATTATACTTAAATAATTGTACCAATACTTATTTATGTGTTAtatgtttaatatttactatgtatcattttaaaaataatatgcatttaaAAACTTATTTAAGCTTATAAATAGCTCAATAAATATGGATTCAGTATTAGTTGCTGTTTTAAACCTTAGAAAAGATgctcaaaatatattataaaataaccCAATAAGGTATATTTCTAAATTGATGTACGtaggaataataataaagttaTTGAACACATTAAAATGGATTATGAATTTATCtacattaaataaaaataatataaatttatataatttgcaCAGAAAATGAGGTATATAACTTAATTTGATCATGTTAtaattatagaaaatactagactatatattataagaaaCAAGTAGATAagtatttaatatattttaaaaaatgactatttatatacttttaatgattatagtaataatagcattttttgtataaaatgaATCATATATACGTATGTAAAAAGTGTATTAAGCAACCATCTATTTAAGGTAATTTAGATAATTGTTATCAAATAAGTAAATATGTTTAGCGAAAGATAATTTCTATGTAAAGAAATAACTAAATACaaagtatattttatgcaatatatataaataatactatCCAAAATAATCTCCAAATAATAACAgaatttcattataatgTCTAAGGAAGTggtatatatcatttttcttatattattCGAATGTTTCATTGcctaaaattatattaatctTCACTTTAgtagtatttatattaatacattttttgtttaattcGTAAAATATACTCGCAGTGTGaagaaattaatattatgggtaaatatattgttgtGAAGCAGAAAGATTCAGGAGTAGATATTGAATTTGATCCGAAATTGAACGATTATTGCCCTAAAAAGAACAATGGGATAAATGAACAATGTGAAACAAATGATGAAAAGATCAGTGCTGGGTTTATATGGTTGCTAGTGATGTTCGAGCATCTTTGTGACGAGGAATGCCctcaaaatgaaaaagaccGATATGTTGAATATGCTATTTTATGGTTAAGTTATATGCTAAATCAAATATCAAATGAAGGAATCCCCACATTAAAAGATTTCTAtactaataatatagaaaaaaatacgaaATATACTAGGCATGTATCTAGTGCCAATGATAGTAACTATAAGGGAATCgtagataaaaaaattaatttgatGAATATTAATAAGAACATTATATCTAAATTTTATGATGTATTAAAATCATTATGTAGCATGCATACTGAATGTATTGGATGCAAGTCAAATTGCACAGATTGTTTGGAAAAAGCCAAAGATTTTgctgataaatataataaacttAATGAAAATTCTGATACTAATCAAAGcgattcatataaaaatgtattgtATAGTTTATCAActgattataataatttaaaaaagtatcTGATTGAAAATTGCACTGATTGCAACGATACTTCATCCTTTCCAGAGATAAAAGCACCACAAGGTTCTTTCCAAATTTTTGAAGCTACATCACCAATTTCGTCGATAGCAAGCATATTAATTCCAGTTTTATTGACATTTTCAATAACATTTTTCTTGGGAATTGCTTATAAggtaaataataaggaatttataaatataatatttaaaaattactttcattaaatatatccaAACTTTAACAAACATCATATGCTTCTCAACCTTTTATATTagtattcattatttggatTCGATAAACGACTTAATAGACAATATTTAAGagaaaaaatcaaaaaaataaagaagaaaatgaatcGTTATATATGATTCGAAGAGAGTGATTATTCCAGGAGAAGTAATAATTATTGATATATGTCAAGAAGCTGTCTATTGgaaatacataattttgtggtctataagaatatttaaataatataataaat
This region of Plasmodium chabaudi chabaudi strain AS genome assembly, chromosome: 13 genomic DNA includes:
- a CDS encoding CIR protein: MRNPSYKIEDVYNDIFKISNYFDEDENDGTKTKVTNKAIHNYCHYDDRQEKDKCNDYYEMTSSGVIHLINNLKGKNVLDYDKLAEYAILWLSYKLKIKENPIIKKLSVFYDSYIERNEYYNKNINGDNLTYKEIIDKKKDLMDMDINEIFKLEAPFNILYYLYHQIYDKNSFCSEYSDYANQFVQKFEDLNNDPNNKENSSYNKLLSILSDDYNNLQKKCTNFPSLPVYPRSFSIKVTLIPITFIFVAIPIFLEFAYKYSLFGFGKRSQKQYLREKRKKAKRKVYNYILLEERDYSRNSNNY
- a CDS encoding CIR protein yields the protein MSKEVCEEINIMGKYIVVKQKDSGVDIEFDPKLNDYCPKKNNGINEQCETNDEKISAGFIWLLVMFEHLCDEECPQNEKDRYVEYAILWLSYMLNQISNEGIPTLKDFYTNNIEKNTKYTRHVSSANDSNYKGIVDKKINLMNINKNIISKFYDVLKSLCSMHTECIGCKSNCTDCLEKAKDFADKYNKLNENSDTNQSDSYKNVLYSLSTDYNNLKKYLIENCTDCNDTSSFPEIKAPQGSFQIFEATSPISSIASILIPVLLTFSITFFLGIAYKYSLFGFDKRLNRQYLREKIKKIKKKMNRYI